One Halolamina litorea genomic window carries:
- a CDS encoding cation:proton antiporter regulatory subunit, with protein MTVYESDLPGVGKKFEIELDDGGRLVIVTHNTGKREVFVKPEADADSEKLFEASDRLARKIGTILEGAYFQPVQADQVETVLSDDTHIEWYDVSETAEVAGRTLAELDIRNRTGVSIVAIQRGEELISPPTPETALEVGDTLVAIGHREDCDRFEELLGTGLDG; from the coding sequence ATGACCGTCTACGAAAGTGATCTCCCCGGCGTCGGGAAGAAGTTCGAGATCGAACTTGACGACGGGGGCCGCCTCGTCATCGTGACCCACAACACGGGCAAGCGCGAGGTGTTCGTGAAACCGGAGGCCGACGCGGACAGCGAGAAACTGTTCGAGGCGTCGGATCGCTTGGCCCGGAAGATCGGCACGATCCTCGAGGGGGCGTACTTCCAGCCGGTCCAAGCCGATCAGGTGGAGACGGTGCTCTCCGACGACACCCACATCGAGTGGTACGACGTCTCCGAGACCGCCGAGGTCGCCGGCCGGACCCTCGCGGAGTTGGACATCCGCAACCGGACGGGCGTCTCCATCGTCGCCATCCAGCGCGGGGAGGAACTCATCTCCCCGCCGACGCCGGAGACGGCCCTCGAAGTCGGCGACACGCTGGTCGCCATCGGTCACCGGGAGGACTGTGACCGGTTCGAGGAACTGCTCGGGACCGGGCTCGACGGGTAA
- a CDS encoding DUF7546 family protein — MSALDRVTVDAFPEPRSILLAVGVLYVEVMALTGYWLFGNTASVTDPRFALYGLLWINVALWVFLRVDAPAAGRSTKRRAAAIAVGYFAVLAYTGGLVAGGIPSTFEYATGFSVLWLPPGWGPAVTFKSEFVRLVLMPARVVGYLALSYLIYVTVLDAAGSAAPGLLGLFSCISCSWPIVASVGTAVFGGGSFVAVATTTYAYDVSTLVFVVTVALLSWRPSFGSFR; from the coding sequence ATGAGCGCACTCGACCGCGTGACTGTCGACGCCTTCCCGGAGCCCCGAAGCATCCTTCTCGCCGTCGGCGTGCTCTACGTCGAGGTGATGGCCCTGACCGGCTACTGGCTGTTCGGCAACACCGCGTCCGTCACCGACCCCCGATTCGCCCTCTACGGCCTGCTCTGGATCAACGTCGCCCTGTGGGTGTTCCTACGCGTCGACGCCCCCGCGGCGGGCCGCTCGACGAAGCGACGCGCGGCCGCCATCGCGGTCGGGTACTTCGCGGTGCTGGCGTACACCGGCGGACTCGTCGCGGGCGGCATCCCCTCGACGTTCGAGTACGCCACCGGCTTCTCGGTGCTCTGGCTCCCGCCGGGGTGGGGGCCGGCGGTCACGTTCAAAAGCGAGTTCGTGCGGCTGGTACTGATGCCCGCACGGGTCGTCGGCTACCTCGCGCTTTCGTACCTGATCTACGTCACCGTCCTCGACGCCGCGGGGTCGGCCGCTCCGGGGTTGCTGGGGCTGTTCTCCTGTATCTCCTGTTCGTGGCCCATCGTCGCCTCCGTCGGGACGGCGGTCTTCGGCGGCGGTTCGTTCGTCGCGGTGGCGACGACGACCTACGCCTACGACGTCTCCACGCTCGTCTTCGTCGTCACGGTGGCGCTGCTCTCGTGGCGCCCCTCGTTCGGGTCGTTCCGGTGA
- a CDS encoding heme o synthase gives MTSDRQFAGLLAAAAMGVYLLVAVGATTAITDAAAACSGWPACGGGFALPTSADGWFALGHRIGAGVVGLLLLAATAVAWRRGESRRVKGALLVALALFPLQSGVGAIIATTAVSATAGVSTLHLALGVAIFGGVLAALAWSLEAATGDPDDTPEDPIDDELPPVEDTPSPELPDPGWPRTKAKLAAYFRLTKPRLMWLLCLVASAAMALAGGANFTVPVVAKTLAAGALSIGASGTFNHVLERDVDRRMQRTSDRPLAVDLVPVRNAVAFGLVLAAISVGLFASINLLAAVLGITAIAFYSVVYTLILKPNTVQNTVIGGAAGALPALIGWAAVTGEIGWGGIGLATVVFLWTPAHFYNLALAYKDDYAAGGFPMMPVVRGETTTRRHILWYLGATLAASAALALAARLDWLFVAFGVALAAVFLWAVVRLHFERTEAAAFRAFHASNAYLGGVLLAVVIDTLVF, from the coding sequence GTGACTTCCGACCGCCAGTTCGCCGGCCTGCTCGCGGCGGCCGCGATGGGGGTGTACCTCCTCGTCGCCGTCGGCGCGACTACGGCCATCACCGACGCTGCGGCAGCCTGTAGCGGCTGGCCAGCCTGTGGCGGCGGCTTCGCGCTCCCGACCTCCGCCGACGGCTGGTTCGCGCTCGGCCACCGCATCGGCGCGGGCGTCGTCGGCCTCCTGCTCCTCGCTGCCACCGCCGTCGCGTGGCGCCGTGGGGAGTCCCGGCGCGTCAAGGGCGCACTCCTCGTCGCCCTCGCGCTGTTCCCGCTCCAGTCGGGCGTCGGCGCCATCATCGCCACGACGGCCGTGAGCGCGACCGCCGGCGTCTCGACGCTGCACCTCGCGCTCGGCGTCGCCATCTTCGGCGGCGTCCTCGCCGCGCTCGCGTGGTCCCTGGAGGCGGCCACCGGTGACCCCGACGACACGCCCGAGGACCCCATCGACGACGAACTCCCGCCGGTCGAGGACACGCCCTCGCCGGAGCTCCCGGATCCGGGCTGGCCCCGGACGAAGGCCAAGCTCGCGGCCTACTTCCGCCTGACCAAGCCGCGGCTGATGTGGCTGCTCTGTCTCGTCGCCTCGGCGGCGATGGCGCTGGCTGGCGGCGCGAACTTCACCGTTCCCGTAGTCGCCAAGACGCTCGCCGCCGGCGCGCTCTCGATCGGTGCGTCCGGCACGTTCAACCACGTCCTCGAACGCGACGTGGACCGCCGGATGCAGCGAACCAGCGACCGCCCGCTCGCGGTCGACCTCGTGCCCGTCCGGAACGCCGTGGCGTTCGGCCTCGTGCTCGCCGCCATCTCGGTCGGCCTGTTCGCCTCGATCAACCTGCTCGCGGCCGTGCTGGGGATCACCGCCATCGCGTTCTACAGCGTCGTCTACACGCTGATCCTCAAGCCCAACACCGTCCAGAACACCGTCATCGGCGGCGCCGCCGGCGCGCTCCCCGCACTGATCGGCTGGGCCGCCGTCACCGGCGAGATCGGTTGGGGTGGGATCGGCCTCGCGACGGTCGTGTTCCTCTGGACGCCCGCACACTTCTACAACCTCGCGCTCGCCTACAAGGACGACTACGCGGCCGGCGGCTTCCCGATGATGCCTGTCGTGCGCGGCGAGACGACCACCCGGCGACACATCCTGTGGTACCTCGGGGCCACCCTGGCTGCGTCGGCCGCGCTGGCGCTCGCGGCCCGCCTCGACTGGCTGTTCGTCGCCTTCGGCGTCGCCCTCGCGGCGGTGTTCCTCTGGGCGGTCGTCCGACTCCACTTCGAGCGCACCGAGGCGGCGGCGTTCCGTGCGTTCCACGCCTCGAACGCCTACCTCGGCGGCGTGTTGCTCGCGGTGGTGATCGACACGCTCGTGTTCTGA